CTTGTGCATAAGGAGGGACTGCGCGGGTGACATGGCTCACTATAAGGTTTGTCTAGGACTAACAATCTTATCGCCCGACGTATAATCAAATTGCAGCTGATGGAAGCTCATGCAGCTAGCAAGCCGGATTCGACTCTGTTTTTTATCTAGTATTAGCTAGCGAGAATACAAGCACGCATATGACATGAAAATCCCTTCCAGGCCATAACAATGACAATCTGATAGATGGTGAAGAAGTTAGCCGAGTAGACAAAATCAAATTCCTTGCTCGTTTAGACACAGACTGTATTAATAACTAACTATAAAGAATGCAAAAACACAGAACCTTGAGCAAAACCCAGGACTAATATCTAGAGTTATACATTGAATATTCTCCAAAGCATCCCTGGCAATTCTTGAACCGGTAGGATGAGCTGCTAGGATAAAATTTGAAAATCATTCGTTGTAATCGGGCCCGTAGTCATAATTTCCCAAGCCCTTCGGGCCAGTCCTTCGGGCCAGTCCTTCGCACACAAGTATCAATACTACGTGTGCTACATAAGCCTAACATTTACTGTCTCTCATTTACCTGCCATAAGCTATGCCCAAGGCTGTGGAATGTGTGGAAATTAAATTTACTTCGGCGCAGGTTGCCATGTAATTATCTTACTTGTTTATCCAAAGTACATACCTAGATAGTTCTTATACCAGGTCACCTGGCACGAGCAATGACTCGGATCAGTACCAACGTAGTCGACCAACTCACACGCTTCTATTCGTCTGCCACCACAGTTGTACGTGCATACAAGTTGCTTATCACGGCCCAATTCCGAAAAGCAGTCTGGTATTATCGAACCGGCCCAACCTTGGTCCATGTCGGGCTCGGGCTCCACCTTTGTCCGACTGCTCCGACCGCGAATCCGATTCCCCCCCGGCTTACAGCAAAGAGATGCTATTTACTGGAGaagggtccagatgtcgtcttACATGGAGCCCAAGGTCGGCAAAATTGAGACCGTGTCGCCGGGCCTCAAGGCATCACCAGACATGCGCCCTGGAACCTTGTGAGACGGCAGCATCCAAGGCGCCCGTCATCTTGTGCCAGCTTTACCACaagtgtatatatataatgCGCTTCATCAGGGTTATCCGGGATGGAGATGTCTCTGTGAATGAAGCAAACGACTCAGCACATGcaaacatcaacaccacACATACAGCCCTGGACGCACAGCAGCACAACAtgcccgcctcctccaccagcgTCTTAATCGTCGGCGCCGGACCAACAGGTCTCGTGCTCGCCCTCTGGCTATCCAAGCTCGGCGTCAAGGTCCGCATCATCGACAAGGCCGAGCAAGCGGCAACATCGAcccgcgccgtcgccgtgcaAGCGCGCACCCTCGAGCTCTACGCCCAGTTCGACCCTGCGCTCGCGAGCACCGTCGTCAGCCAGGGCCGCAAGGCCGTCGGCTTCAACGCCTGGGTCCACGGCCGCCGGGCCTTCCACGCGCCCCTCGCCCAGATCGGCGAGGGCATGACGCCCTTTCCCTTTGTCCACATCTACTCACAGCACGAACACGAGCGGGTGCTGACGGACAGGCTGCGCCAGGACTTTGGCGTATCTGTAGAATGGCACACGGAGCTCGTCGACTTCGAGGACCAGCGCGGCGCCGGCCCCGTCGTGGCCCGGGTAAACACAGCACGCGGCACGGAGGAGGTAATCGAGGCAAACTACATAGCTGGCTGCGACGGCTCGCACTCTGCCGTGCGCAAGACGCTGGGCATCTCGTTCCCCGGCGGCGTGTACGACCAGCTGTTTTATGTGGCGGACATTGCTGGCGCCGGTCCCGCCATGGACGGCCAGATACATGTATgtctcgacgaggccgacttCCTGGCCATCTTCCCTCTGGCTGGGCCAGGCCGCGCGCGACTCATCGGCACGATTCGGCACACCTCGTCGGCCGCACTGCGCGACTTGTCCTTTGACCATGTCGG
The DNA window shown above is from Metarhizium brunneum chromosome 1, complete sequence and carries:
- the oxyL gene encoding 6-methylpretetramide 4-monooxygenase translates to MRFIRVIRDGDVSVNEANDSAHANINTTHTALDAQQHNMPASSTSVLIVGAGPTGLVLALWLSKLGVKVRIIDKAEQAATSTRAVAVQARTLELYAQFDPALASTVVSQGRKAVGFNAWVHGRRAFHAPLAQIGEGMTPFPFVHIYSQHEHERVLTDRLRQDFGVSVEWHTELVDFEDQRGAGPVVARVNTARGTEEVIEANYIAGCDGSHSAVRKTLGISFPGGVYDQLFYVADIAGAGPAMDGQIHVCLDEADFLAIFPLAGPGRARLIGTIRHTSSAALRDLSFDHVGGRAVRQMKLQVSRVNWFSTYRLHHRVAERFRQGRAFLLGDAAHVHSPAGGQGMNTGIGDSINLAWKLAAVLAGDAEDVLLDTYQEERACFAHRLVSTTDRAFNVATAEGWFAQFVRTRIVPVLFPIMFSFRAVRRFMFRTVSQITLNYCGMTLSSGRVGKVQGGQRLPWVVVDGVGNYESLSSVAWQIHVYGTATDALTAWSNKHGLRLTSFSWTSGCASAGLTRDAVYVLRPDGYVAVAQTSVDVDAIERYFDRHQIRLSSLGR